Part of the Paenibacillus sp. FSL R7-0273 genome is shown below.
CTACAATTAATATTTTCAAGCATCTTCACCTCACACGAATAATATAAGCCCCGTAATCTATCTTCTCTGTTATTCCATCCTATTATCATACGATATTTAAGCAGCCCCTTTCCAACATTCTATAAATTGGCAGATAAGGGTGTTATTGTTTCCGTATTCAACAAAGTAACCTCCAGCCCCACTACAAATAGTGGAGCTGGAGGTTACGCTATTGTGCTATAGTTCCGGTACGCCGGAAAACGGGGTTATTGCGGGTATTTCTTGGCAATGACAAGAACCTTGCCCGCACTCAGTTCCTTCTCATAGAATCCTGCTTCCGCACTGCTGAAGCCAAGCGCCGTAATTTTGGAACGCAAGGCGTCCCCGCGCGAACGGAAGAGATTGGCGATAGCGCCAAACAAACCCTCTTCGCCTAAGCCGACCTCATTTGTGTCTGCCGCATCAACAATGCGGTTTTCACGGTCCTGATCATGACTGATAACATAGATGTTATCCTTCGTATAGCCGCTGTCACGCAGCCGGTTCACTTCTTCTATCGCCTGGATACCGTTCTCCAGAAGCTTGGCGTACGACTGTGTACCGATTGAACCCATGAGATCACGCTCCTTAAGCTTAGATTGTGAGGTTAATATGTCTCAGTATAAAGACAACTGTACTCTTATTAACCTTACAGTAAGCCTATGAAACACCTTATGATGCATTCGCATCAAATAAATCAATTCCGTCCCATTCACCGGTGAACGGATTGCGGTAAATCTTCAGTGCTGCACTTCCTCTTATATAGACATCACCGTCATCAGCGATGAAGTCCGGGTTCCCCAGCAGCTCACGCACATTATCAGCAGCGGGATTCAGCGAAACCCCGTTAAGACGGAGGCCATATAGTCCTGCCTGAGCCGGATCCACATGAACGTAGGTAACGATACCCCCGCATATGCCGGCCGTCATATCTGCGTAATGATATTCCAGGCATTCCTGCCAGGGGTCAGGAGCGATATTCAGCGGCGTGCCCTTATTAAGCAGGAGCTCCTCCGTTGACGTAAATAATGCTGCTCCTGCCAGGGAATCAAAGCTGCTGATATAAGGATCCGGGACCGTATGGCGTTCAAAGGCAAGCACGGCCTGCGGTTCCATGGAGAAAAATGCAGCAGGGACCTCCTCCCTCTGTGCAGATGGAGACATATATGAGGAAAGCAGGCTAAACAAAAGAATGATGACGTTCATAAGACGTCCCGCCTTTCATTGGATGCACCGGTGCTGTGTGAATGGGACTGTTACGGTAATCAGTGCCGGAACTTCTGCCAGATTGCAGCTGCTGTGTCTACTCCTTTAAGCGCCATCGCTATTTTTCCCGGAGCCTTCTGGGCATATGCGGTATCATAGGATTTCACGGTGCGCTCTTCTGCCGGAGTCAGTGTCTTCTCATCGATGGCAACACTTCCCGCCTTCTGCTTAAGCTCACGGGATTTCCGGTATTTCTCAATTACCGTAACGGATACCTGCTTCACTGTCAGTGTGAGCTCATTCATAACATCACCGAGATTCTTAACGGAATCAACAATCGGATCAATCTTCTGGATCTTGCCCTGGACATCTGCAGTAATGTCGTTGGCATGCCGGACAGTTGTTTTGATTTCATAGGTAAGCTCATCCACAGTCTTTTGCACTTCCTGCAGAGTCTGGCTGACTTTGTCGAGGGATTCCTTTGCTGAATTTAAGGTTTTGATTAAGAAGAATACAAGTACGGCGAATGCGACAGCAACGAGTGCCACGCTAAGTTCAATGATCATTTCAAAAACCCCTTCCAAGTGTCATAATGTCGGCTTGCTCTGCCTTGTTACTGCATAGTTACCCCTACGCCAATAGCCCGAAACAGCCTGTCAAGCGCCTTAAAGACCAGATTAATCCATTTTGTTTCAATCCGGGATCACCCGTTTAAACATTGACTACACTACCCGACAGAAAGGATGACTTCTCATGCTGAAATGGTCGGTAATTCTGCTGGTGATTGCCCTCATCGCCGGCGTATTCGGATTCTTTAACATTGTAGGAGCGGCAGTCGGCATCGCCAAGGTATTGTTCTTCATCTTCCTCATTCTGTTCATTGTATCCCTCTTCACCGGACGGCGCGGAAGGTCAATGTAAATAGAACCGTCCAGAATGCCCAGAGGATAA
Proteins encoded:
- a CDS encoding general stress protein, producing MGSIGTQSYAKLLENGIQAIEEVNRLRDSGYTKDNIYVISHDQDRENRIVDAADTNEVGLGEEGLFGAIANLFRSRGDALRSKITALGFSSAEAGFYEKELSAGKVLVIAKKYPQ
- a CDS encoding DUF948 domain-containing protein, producing MIIELSVALVAVAFAVLVFFLIKTLNSAKESLDKVSQTLQEVQKTVDELTYEIKTTVRHANDITADVQGKIQKIDPIVDSVKNLGDVMNELTLTVKQVSVTVIEKYRKSRELKQKAGSVAIDEKTLTPAEERTVKSYDTAYAQKAPGKIAMALKGVDTAAAIWQKFRH
- a CDS encoding DUF1328 domain-containing protein, with protein sequence MLKWSVILLVIALIAGVFGFFNIVGAAVGIAKVLFFIFLILFIVSLFTGRRGRSM